Genomic segment of Luteolibacter arcticus:
CCCGGAACATCGGCACGTTCGACACGCCGCCTTGCGAATACGAGGTGGCTCCATAGAAACCGCGGTTGGTGCCGGGATCCAGCTCGATGCCGCCAGGATTGGTGTTGAAGTCGGTCACTTCTTCGAAGCGCAGGTCATAGGAGTCCAGCGCATTGCCGATTCGAGTGGAGGTCTGTTCGGCACCTTCCACCACCGGGTGGTTGTGAAGCCACGGCATCGAGTAATCGAGCGCGGTCTTGGTCGTCTTCGCCGTCATCGAAAGGATGGCGAAGGGCGACTTGCCGCCCACCGACTTGTCAGTCGGCGTCTGGAGGATCTGGCCGACGCGGAAGTTCCGCTTGATCGTCGGGTTGGCCGGATTGGAACTGATCTCGTTGACCGGATTGCCCATCTTGAAGCGGTACGTCCGCAGCATGTCGATCGCCGTGTTGTCGAGGTTGTTGGTATCGACCTTCTGGCCGGCGAGCAAATCGACCACGAAGTCCGGCTGGTTGTTCACGGTCACCGTGCGGCCCGGCCGGGCTTCCACGCCGAAGGTATCGGTCACCTTGATCGCCATCCAGCCGTCGCCCCTGCGGGCCGGATTCTCAAAGTCATAGAGCGTGCTCGCGGGACGCCGGTTGTCGGAATAGGTCAGGTGGTCAACCTGCAGGCCGGCGCGCGGATCCCAGCCCGGGACAGTTTCGATCCCGTAGGTATTGCCCGTCCGGTTGTCACGGTTGCCGAAGTTGCTTCCCGACCTCCAGTCAAAGAAGCTGCGTGGATTCCACGGATCGGCGGTTTCCTTGGCCCACGACCAATCGCGCTCCACCCAAGGGGAAAAGACCTTCACTTCACCCGGCTGCAGGGTGATGCGGTTTCCCGGCTGCAGGTTCGGCCGCATGTCCGTGAGCAGGAAGGTGAAGTAGCGCCGGGCATTCGTGTTGAACTGGTTGTCGATCTGGAAGCGGCTCAAGCCATGGAAGTTCCCCGACGCGTAGTCGTCACGGAGCCAGGCACCGTTCTTCTTCATGCCGAAGACCACCGGCGGATCCCAGATCCGGACCCGCAGCTTGGTTACGTCCAAGGCCACGTCATACGGATTGTAGAGCGTGATGACCGGGTCGTACGCGAGGTGCGGCACGCCATACTGGGTATTTCCCTTCGGATTGCCGCTGTTGTTGTAGAAGTCAACGCGGTCCTGGATGTGGTTGTAGTGCGAGACCACCGAGAACATCACCTGAAGCTTGGCGATCACCGGCAGCAGACGCTCGGCGGTCGGCGACGGACGGAGGCCATTCGAAACGATGGCCAGATCGGAGGAGTTCAGCGCTACCTTCGGCGTGCCTTGGGCGGTCGAAGACACCCGGCGGTTGAGCTGGTAGTGGCTGCGCAGGTAGTCCCAGCGCGGCGCACCATCGTTCACCGTGTTATAGAGCGTCACCTGGCTGTTGACGTTCGGCGAAGCGTTCGTCGATTCGAAGAGCGTCGTGAGGTCGGTCTTCAACCCGCCTTCGACGGTGTTGGTCAACAGGCCTACCGACTGCGAGGTGATGTCGGACTGACGGCTCAGGATTTCCTGACCCTTGTCCTTGCCGACCGCGACCACCGCGCTGTTGAGAGAGACGACCTTCTGCGGATCTCCGAGGGTGACTGGAGCCAGGCTCGCCACGATGTCCTCGGGGCGGGCGCGGCCAGGAGCGATCCGCTGCGCAATGCGCTCGCCATCGGTCGTCGGCTCGCGATCTTCAAGTTGGATCGGAGCCTTCTGGCTCTCATCCATCACAGCCCAGGCGAAAGTTCCCAACCGGCTTTCCGACGTCTGGACCGCCACCTTGGAAGCACGCAGCTCAGGTCCGATCAACCCGGTTCCCTGAGGAACACCCACCGTCGCCGGATTCACCATCCAGACCGGCTCGGAAAGCTCCGAACCGGGAAGCGCGGCACTCAAGGCATCCTTTGAATCTCTCGTGGACACCAACCATCCGCGGAATTTGTCAGCCTTGTCGGAATAGTTCGGAGCGGTCGTGCCCGGCACCCAACGCCAGCTCTGCCAGGCGCCGACCAGATTGGGCTCCGCGGCATCCTTGACGATGGATGACGCTCTTGCCGAGATCCCTTGGTCCGGCCCGAGCGACGTCTGCAGTTCGCCGATCGCCAGCATCAGGGCGAGGCGGGCATTCGCTTGAGCCTCCGCACGGGCGAGGCCGGTGCTACTCGAGCGCAAGGAGATCGTCGAAAGCCCGAGCAGGCCGACCGCGAGAACCGTCAGCAGCACCATCAGGGACAATGAGATCACCAAGGCGAACCCCCGGTCTCCCGGGCGATGACGACGAAAATGTGCGAAGTTGGGTTTCACAGGACAATCTTGTACTTACTTTGAGCATACATCAAACCCGTTTTCTGTCAGCGTGAGTTTTCCCAAAGACGCTGTGCGGGTTACGACGGAAACAGAAATCGAGTCGGGCCACGCGGGTGACGTGTTCCCTTGAAGGTTTTGTAAAGGTATCACAGTTTCGCGCGGTCGCTTGTAAACTTCGGCTTTGCCTGTGTATGAAATAACCAGCGCCCTTTTTGGATTCCATGGGCGGGCCCGCACGACAAAACCTGCGGACTAGTGGCCGCCCTGCGGGAGTCACTCCTTGCCGCCGCCACTCCGGAACAAGTGCGTGAATGCCACTAACCAAGCGGCTGGACCTGCTTTCCTCCGACGATTGAACATCCTTCCCCACGTTTCAAAAGGTGCATTGGCTGTCACCCTTCGGCCACATTCCGGACCCTGTCGACTCGGGAAGCTACGCACCGGAAATTGGGACGATTTTACAGATCGAACTACCTTTTTGGACCGAATGCCGGATCGAATTTCCACGCTTCCCGGTAGCGGGGGATCTTTCTAACGTCCCGCTGGCATGGACGAGGCGCCGGAATTGGGACGAGAGCCGACGCGGCGCGAATGGGCAGGATTCTGGTGCTTGATCTGCCAGCAGACCCAGAGCGCCTTCAACGACAAGTTCGCCCAGTTCCTCCTGATCCCGTTGGGCGGCTGGCTCGCCGGGACCTCATCCAGCATCGTGCTGGTCGCCGGCATCATCATCACCCTGCCGTTCTTTCTCTTCGCCCCGCTGGCAGGCTGGCTCAGCGACCGCTTCTCGAAGCGGAACGTATTGGTCGGCTCGGCCCTGGCCCAGTCGGTCATCCTCGGCCTGCTTTGCCTCGCCATCATCGCCAAGAGCTTGCCCATGGCGATCCTGGCGGCCTTCGCGCTGGCCACCCTCACCGCCTTCTATACCCCCGCGAAGATGGGCATCGTGAAGGAACTGGTGGGCTCGCGTCACCTCGGCTTCGCCAGCGGCTTCCAGCAAATGATGGCCATGCTGGCGATCCTTGCCGGGCAAATCGTCGCGGGAATCATCTTCAGCGACCGCTTGGAAAGCTCGGGCGATGGATGGCAAGCGGCCTACGGACCGCTATGGCTGCTGGCCATCCTCAGCCTGCCGGTGATCCTGCTGGCGTGGCTCATCCCCCCCACCCCCCGCGGCTCCACCCAGCCCTTCTCAGCTGCGCTGGCGCTGCACCATGGCCAACAGCTCCGGACCCTGTGGAGCGACCGCACACTCCGCCGCACTTCCTTCGGCATGGCCTTTTTCTGGGGGTTCGCCGGCTTCATCAACCTGTGGTCGCTGGAAGTCGCCAAGGAACTGACCGGCGGCGGCCTCGAGTTCGGCCGCGTCTCGTCGAAGTTCATGGCAGCCGCGTCGCTGGGAATGGTCGGCGGCTTCGGCGCGGCGTCGCTGCTCCTGCGCCGGCGGATTGAACTCGGCTGGGTGCCAGTCGCCGGCGTTGCGATGACGATTTCCACCTTGGTGCTGTCGATGATCGATCCAAGTGCTCCGGCCTTCCTCATGGCCTTGGCCACGACGGCATTCTTCGCGGCGATTTTCCTGACCCCGCTGAATGCCCACCTTCAGGATCGCTGCCCGCCGGATAAGCGCGGCGAGATCCTTGCGGCGGCATCGTTGCAGGAATGCGTCGCCGGCGTCGGCGCGGTCGCCCTGCTCTACGGCCTGGGATCGGCACGCGACATTCTCGGCTCACCGTGGTGGCTAGGCCTTCACGCACAGTTGCTGGTCGCTGCGATCGCCTGCGGCGCGATCACCATCTACATCGTGCGCCTGATCCCGGCCGAACTCGTCCGCGTCGTCGGCCTGGCCATCATCCGCCTGATCTATCGGATCCGCAGCACGGGTTCGTTTCCGGAGAAGGGCGGCGTGCTGCTGTTGCCGAACCACATCACCTGGGCGGACGCGTTTTTCCTGACCGCCGCTTGCCCGCGGCCGGTGCGCTTCGTCATGGAAGCCGGCTTCACCGGAAATACTGCCGTGCGAATCTTCAGCCAGCTCTTCGATACCGTGCCGATCTCCTCCTCGAAGCCGCGCGAAGCGCTCCGTGCCTCCGCCGAGGCTCTTAAAGAAGGCCACGTCGTCTGCATCTTCCCGGAAGGCCAGCTCACCCGCACCGGCACCTTGCAAGAGCTCAAGCGCGGCTTCGAGATCATCGCCCGCCAGGCCGGCTGCCCGCTCGTCCCCACCTGGACCGATGGCGCCTGGGGCTCGATCTTCTCCTTCGAAGGCAACCGCTTCTTCACCAAATTTCCCTACCGCCTCCGCTACGGCATCAGCGTCGCCTTTGCCCCCGCGATGGCTCCGGACGAAGCGGACCTGGAGAAAATCCGCCGCGGGATGCAACAAGCCTCGGCCATCGCGCTCGCCGAACGCGCCAGCGATCCGGCGCAGGCCAATGCCCTCCAGCTCGCCCACGTGAACGCGCTCCAGCGTGGCACCGACTTTGGGGTCTTGGACACCGATCCACTCCCCGACTCGCTGACGGCCCTGGCGATCTTTGAGAACCTGTTCCGCGCCATCCGCCGCGAATCGCCCTTCCCCGATCCCAGCTCGGAAACCCATTGGCTGGGCGGCAACGCGCTGCGTGAAAAGATCGAGTCGTCGAAGATCCAGCACGGCGGTGTGTTCTTCGACTTCAGCGACCACGCCAAGGAACCGCTCGCTCACTCCGGGTGGGTGCATTGCCCCTGCCTCGCGATCAATGGCGTGATCATCGCCATGTCGATGCCCGATCCACCCAAGGCCCACCCCGGCAGCAAGGATCAAAAGGGCTGCAAGCCCGGTGCACTCGGTATCCTGCTGCCCGGCTTCTGGATCGATGGCACCACGCTCCGCGGTCCCGCGATTCCGGAAGGCCTCGCACTGCCAGACGGCGTCACCCTCGACGAAGAAGGCTTCCTCTTTCTTCCCTAACAACTTCTCACGGCACCCCGGTAGTCACCCGGAAGAAGTTCTTCGGCAGCGCCCCTCCCGTCGGATCGGTCACCGGTCCGAAGGTGGCTTGGCCAGCCGCATTCAGGGGAATGACAGCGATATTGTGCCATACATCCACTCCACCCAGATCCAAGGATGCCTGGAGGAATACGGGAGCGAGCGGTGTCCCGCCATTGATGCTACCGCTGATCGTGTAATTCGCACCGCTCTTGCCGATCACCACATTCTCCAACCGCAACACGCCGCTGCCACTGCCCGCCGGGGCCGCGACCCGTTGAAGCGCCAGCGAGCCGGCACCGCGGTTCGAGGCCCACAGGATTCCGCCATTCGGCAAGGACGCGATGTCGTAAACGGCCGGCAGCCTGACCAAAGCATCGGAGACGGTGCCCTGCGCCGTGGCATTCGCTTCCGCCGTGCCCACCAGCTTGGTGCGAACGGCGCGGACCGTGCCGCCTTGCACCTCTTCCCAGAAGATCGCGGCGGCGTCCCCGTAGCGCGCGATCCGCGGATAGATGGCGAAGGTGTTGGCGGGATAGCTCGTCAGCCAGGTTGACGTCCCGGCCACCCCCGCCGGAGTGATCTCGACGAAGCGCACGTCGAAGTTGTTGCGGGTGAGCTTGGTCGTGTAGACCACGCCGAAGCTCCCATTGGCGAGCTTCACCATGCCGCCGGTCTGGGTGTTCGTGGTGTTGTTGCCTATCGTCCCGCTGATCGCGAAATACTGGGTATCGCCCGTGAAGGAGGTGCTCGCAATGGAGTCCTGCCAGCGCCCGAAGACCAAGGCGCGCGGATAGGCGTCGCCGTGCGCGAGGGTGTAGATGTTGTTCCCATCCACCAGCAGACGCTGGTCGAAATTATGGCTGCAGTACCACGGGTTCACCACCGTGAGCACCCCGGTCAGGCTCATCGTCGCCACGTGCCCACCTTGGTGGCGCACGTTGTCTTCCCAGCGCTGTGTGTGGCCCGTGTAGGCGATCAGCCTCTGCGTGGCGGGATTGAAAACGAGCCGCCCGCTCGAGAACGTGCCGGGCTCGCCCTTCGAGCCCACCTGCGCCTTGTTCTGCGTGCCGAACACCAGCGTCGAGAACAGCGTCGCCCCCGCCGGACTCACCCGGGAGATCCAGTACTCGAAATCCGCACCGTTCGTCGCGTTGTTCTTCGCGTAGGAGATCGCAAAGCTGCCATCCGCGGGGATGCGCGTGAAGCCGATCAGCTTCGTGGCACTCTGCAGCACCGTGGGATCGATCCGGCCTGTTAGATTCCCCGCCACATCCAGCGAAAGGATCGAGATCCCGGTCCCCGAGGCATTGAGAAACGCGACGTTGCTCGAACTATCGGCATTCGCCGCCAAGATCACCCCCGGCCGGTGGCCATAGTCCGAAACCACCGTATGCGACGGCTCGGTACCGGGAAAACCGGTGACGGAAATCACCTTCGTCTCCACCGTGGTGATGGGTGTGAGTGCCGGTAGCCCTGCATGCAAGGGCAGCAGGACCAGCCCGACAACGAACCCGCAATGACGCCATGTTTTCATGGTGAAACAGCCTGAGTGGATCGCCCGCCGCTTTGGTTAACCGGGCATCACCGCGATGCGGCCGGATTCCAAGCGTAGGTTTGATATTGCTGAACTTCGCGGGAAGTTCCCGAAAACGCAAACGATGTTCATCTCACGCCTCCGGCGCGGCCCCATTCTGGCGGCCACACCCTCACCAACTCATTAATAATGAGAAACCGCGGACAGGGAGGGATTCGAACCCTCGGTAGTATT
This window contains:
- a CDS encoding MFS transporter; its protein translation is MDEAPELGREPTRREWAGFWCLICQQTQSAFNDKFAQFLLIPLGGWLAGTSSSIVLVAGIIITLPFFLFAPLAGWLSDRFSKRNVLVGSALAQSVILGLLCLAIIAKSLPMAILAAFALATLTAFYTPAKMGIVKELVGSRHLGFASGFQQMMAMLAILAGQIVAGIIFSDRLESSGDGWQAAYGPLWLLAILSLPVILLAWLIPPTPRGSTQPFSAALALHHGQQLRTLWSDRTLRRTSFGMAFFWGFAGFINLWSLEVAKELTGGGLEFGRVSSKFMAAASLGMVGGFGAASLLLRRRIELGWVPVAGVAMTISTLVLSMIDPSAPAFLMALATTAFFAAIFLTPLNAHLQDRCPPDKRGEILAAASLQECVAGVGAVALLYGLGSARDILGSPWWLGLHAQLLVAAIACGAITIYIVRLIPAELVRVVGLAIIRLIYRIRSTGSFPEKGGVLLLPNHITWADAFFLTAACPRPVRFVMEAGFTGNTAVRIFSQLFDTVPISSSKPREALRASAEALKEGHVVCIFPEGQLTRTGTLQELKRGFEIIARQAGCPLVPTWTDGAWGSIFSFEGNRFFTKFPYRLRYGISVAFAPAMAPDEADLEKIRRGMQQASAIALAERASDPAQANALQLAHVNALQRGTDFGVLDTDPLPDSLTALAIFENLFRAIRRESPFPDPSSETHWLGGNALREKIESSKIQHGGVFFDFSDHAKEPLAHSGWVHCPCLAINGVIIAMSMPDPPKAHPGSKDQKGCKPGALGILLPGFWIDGTTLRGPAIPEGLALPDGVTLDEEGFLFLP